From Anopheles darlingi chromosome 2, idAnoDarlMG_H_01, whole genome shotgun sequence, the proteins below share one genomic window:
- the LOC125959649 gene encoding trypsin-3-like produces MSFKIVTILGCGCDTVGCSGGSRFVAGGNRIVGGFAIDISETPYQVSLQYRGSHNCGGSIIAIGVVSWGYGCAKTGYPGVYARVASVRDWIRQNSGV; encoded by the exons ATGTCGTTCAAGATTGTGACGATACTTGGCTGCGGTTGCGATACGGTTGGCTGCTCTGGT GGATCTCGGTTTGTGGCGGGCGGAAACCGCATCGTCGGCGGATTCGCGATCGACATTTCCGAGACTCCGTATCAGGTATCGCTTCAGTATCGTGGATCGCACAATTGTGGCGGttccatcatcgcca TTGGTGTTGTCTCGTGGGGATACGGTTGTGCCAAGACTGGCTATCCAGGTGTCTACGCTCGTGTGGCCTCCGTTCGTGACTGGATTCGTCAGAACTCCGGTGTGTAA